The sequence CACTAACGCACATGATCAGGAGCTATGTGATAAGCATTTGAATTCTTATTTAAAGAACAGCAAAAAGAATTatctaaaaatctttttaaaaaaccattttataTCGAAGAATCTTTAATGCTTCCTGAAGCTAATTCAGAGAAACATTTCCCTGAGTCTTGAAGGGCAGGATGATCTGCCATCTGTGTGGCTGTGGTACGCAGATGCACAAATTGCtgtgaaattctactcaatattgatccagagtagcttccaatgtatagttagcagagtaacaacttaaacacattgcaggattcccaaaaaataggccagaggcaattgtatttcatccagcagagctttactgctactgaaggcaaatgtgcATAATCCAATGCATTCAGGATTtgccctgtccataagaaatctagTTGCAGTAGACGTaatttaaacttacaataacttatagtaagtctaaaccaggcttcctcaaccttggccctccagatgttttgagactacaattcccatcatccctgaccactggtcctgctagctagggatcatgggagttgtaggccaaaaacatctggagggccgaggttgaggaagcctgttctaaaccttaacacttaaGCATATTGTgtaccacaccagaaggaaaagagatagagaaagtgaaaatccaggctccttctggcctattattatagtcagcatgaccctgacagaaagagataacaactagtttaagccagctgtactcagtttctctgaaggtataacccaaacatgaaccttctgcttgtttctttcacacagagaagttttcagaaccctcttgaattaattagaataagaaagatctctacacatcagatcaatatttTCGGCACTGAGAAATACAAACTGGCACAAATACACTGAATGCCTACAGTTAAGGGAGAAGCCTTACCCTTCTTTACTGTCTCCATCTGATCTCTCTGTGGAGCTGGTGGAAGAGCTTAGTTCATCTTCAGTAGAGCAACCAATTAAGCTCTTTGTCTGTTGAAGGCAAAACATGTATTTCAAGCACAAGAAACTATAGACAAAACAGTAGCACAGCCCCCCAATATCTCTTCTTGCAAAAAGGCATTGATTTTAGGGGGGGTGTATACAATTCTTGCCATATTCTGTAAAATAATACTGGCTTGGAACCTATTTAGAGGCTAATAACAGAATATACATTTGTGGAAAGCTGTTCAAACCAGGTGCACAAAATCACTGTGATAATGGAAAAGGCTTCTTATTTTTGTAgatgctactgctactgctacaaGAGCAAGGTTTCTTCTTTGAGTTGCATTGACTTTTCCAACACCGATTGGGCCAAACTGTGTCAAAAGTTGCATGTGCCAAATCATCTAGTGTATTTTTCAGGATAAGATTTTTTTGCAAAGGTTTTTAAAAGTGAGTTTGACAGCAGTCAAAACAATCCAGTCTGTTTGGAAATACCACCATGTGAAGGACATTGTAGGGCTGTAAAGCACGTGAGTGACAGCTTTGAAAGCCAGCAACTTTGAAAGTTGCAAATGCATGATTTCTGCTTACCTCACAGATTGCAAGATCTGATGAAAAGTGAGCAATTTGAACATGATCATCTTCTGGAACTTTTGTTTCTGTGGCTGCACTGTGAGAAGCTCTTCTTGCAGCAGGCCCTGAAAAGGGGTAAATTAAAAGCATTTAGAATCTACTCTTATTTTGATTGTTCACATTCATTCACATGCTATCTCTGCCAACACACTCAAAGTGATTTAtaacaaaaatggaaaataaaaagttaaaataagaCAGCAGCATACTTGGAAAGCAAAATACACAGCACAAAGATGTTAACTTATGAAAACCTGGGAGGCTTTAAAGTAAATCagctcatttctttaaaaagaggcaAATAAGGTAGACCACTGGACTTCAAAAGGTAGGGAATTCCATACCTGAGTAGTTATGGCCAGTTATGTTAAATTCTGAACTTGAAgctgcttaattattattattattaataatactaataaattttatttatatcccgccctccccagccgaagccgggctcagggcggctaacaacaatcaaataatcaaacaatcaaataatccaacattctaaaaacatttcattataaaaattaattaaaatcaaattaatggcaaccgttaagcaaaattctgtgcaggttgccagaggagggagtcaggctgcgccctgaccaaaggcctagtggaacaactctgtcttgcaggccctgcggaaagatgtcaggtcgcgcagggccctagtctcttgtgacagagcgttccaccagattggagccgcagccaagaaagccctggctctagttgaggccagcctaacctctctgtggcctgggaccttcaggatgttttatttgcagaccgtaggttcctctgtggggcataccaggagaggcggtcccgtaggtacgagggtcctaggccgtatagggctttaaaggttaaaaccagcaccttaaacctgatcctgtactccaccgggagccagtgcagctggtacagtaccggatgaatgtgatctcgcagcgaagaccccataaggagtctcgccacggcattctgcacccgctggagtttctgggtcagtctcaagggcagccccacgttgagcgagttacaataacccagtctggaggtgaccgtcgcgtggatcacagtggctaggtcagggcgagagagataaggggccaactgcttagcttgacggagatgaaaaaatgccgcctttgttatagctgtaatctgcgcctccatagagagggaggtatcgaagattacacccaaactcttaacggacggtgctggcactaattgacccccgcaagagatgggagttgccccctcaatcccatatcgtcccgtcccagccagaggacctctgtcttcgaaggatttaacttcaaccgactcccacgtaaccatccagccacaggtcccaaacatctggtcagtgtgtctggggccgagtcaggatggccatccatcaacagatagagttgggtgtcatcggcatactgatggcaacccagcccaaaactccagacaagctgggcgagggggcgcataaagatgttaaaaagcatcggggagagtatcgcaccctgaggcactccacacaccaaggagtggcacgataacacccccccccaagcgccacacAGACATTTGCCTGGATTTCATATTGATGATATGCAACAGAGCCTAGTTCAGAGTCTTTCAAAATCACTCTGACAAAGTGGGTCTAGTCCACCATGCCACAACAAATTTGCTAGTCTTTTAAAAATGCCACCtgacttttttcttccttccttttctgctgCAAACAGACTGACATGGCTGCACCTCTGTCATTTATCCTTTGACCAAATGCAAATTTGGATGTTTGATCCCCATCCCTGCCAATTATGACCTGACCTCTCTACCTTTAAAAACATACCGTACTTATAACTTTGAGCAGCCATGAAAATTTGGTGGATGAGTGTTCGGTCTCAGTTACAGCCATTTGTTATTTGTGAAGATACACTTTGGGCAGTGATTGCAATGAAAATGTGTTATAGCTAAGAAATTGCACCATATGCTTAAAAGGGGCAAAGAAGTTAGTTACCAAAAGGAAGCATGTCTTCCTGAGATTGCTTTAGTCTCCTCCTCTCTCGTGCCGACAGTGGTCGATCCTTTAAAATAAGTAACAGTGATATCAGAACCAAGATATGTGGCTTTGTAGTCTGTCATAATTGACCCGTCGATATGTAAAACATAACTGAAAACTGAAGTTTCCAAGACAGTCAATACTTCACTACCTTTTCTCCACTGACTTATTCTACAAGGTTGATATAGGCCTTCAGGAAAAGAATCCCCCACCTTCTTTACTATAAAAGAAGTTTGCCAACCCTGTACTAAGTAGGTTTACAGATCTATGATGGCAAAGTAAATACACTTTAGTCTATGCATTGAAACAATGCTGAATCTGAGGCTTCAAAGAAAAACGGATAACATTAATATGCTAAAAATGTGTCTGCAGCAAACCTTAGAAACTGCCACTTCGGTACTTCCAGATCTGTTTATAGCCCTTGTAACTGCAGCATCCTGCTTATCTGTGTTGTCTCCTCTTGTCTTTGCATTCATGTCAGGAGCAGCAGGCAATGGTCGAGGACCTGTATCCTTAAAGGGAGAAAAAGCAGCTATGTAAAAACATTTTTTCTGCTAAGAGGTTAGCTATAAAAGCACTCATCCTTCAATACTACCTCAATACAATCCTTCTATACTACCAACACCAAGTCAGTACAAATAATCAGGCAGGTACTTCAGCTCCACTTTTTGTATACCAACAATCTAATTCTGTACATTGCAGAAAGCATAATATTATTTACTGCATATTATCAGCATGGGTATTCTGTTACCCAGTTGTTCATAGCAACACTTCTAAAAAAGTTGAGACACTCCTTTGCCCTTTGAAAAAGCATACTCTTTTAAAACATAATGAATCTAGAGGTGCCACTAGAAAATAGAAAGATGCTGCATTTTAATTAAGGagtgttttctctttttcacCCTTTCTGAACATACCTCAAATTGCTCTCTTTTCTTTTGCCGTTGCTGTCGTGACAGGGAAGGCTCGTGAACAGATCCCTGGGGCTGAAAATGGGGGGCGCTTTCGTTTTGAACTGCACTGTTAGCTCCTCCCAAACTTCTGAAGGAGGCTTCGGCCTAAGAATAAACCCAAAACTCTTTGTATATGCTTTCCAGATTCAAAGTGAGGACACAGCTATCAAGGACTACTATAACTATGACAGGTATACTCTGGCTCCACTGCCAAATACAGCATGTATCTCTGAATCCCAATTGCTAGGAATTGCAAGAAGAGAgagcgctgttgcactcaggtcctgcatgAGGACGCTCGAGCAGATGGGCAACTGACCTGACCCAGAAGGGTTCTTCTTACAATCCAAAGTATACACACGTTTGAAAAGTGCTATCAGGGACCCATAACTATCACCTTTTTCTCATCCTCATCACCAAACCTACACAATTCATTTATGTAGTCAACAGCATTTATGTAGCCACCCAGACATTTTACATTCATTTGTAGAACAATTTCCCAAAAGAAGCCACCAGTTTAATTTCACATGCCTTGCAAAACCAAAAAATTTGACTACTTACCAGAATTTCTACAGGCACAAATGGTGCTAGAAGTTTGTCAGTAGAATCCAGACTCTGGAAAGAGAATTTACTGCATTTTCATTAACTTTTACCAATCATGATACTAGCTAAAAGTGTGGTGTAAACATTAGCAAAACAAATGAGCAAATTATTTGAAATGTCCCATTACTGTAAAATAGAAAGGGTAGGAGGAGTGGCTGGCTACATAGTATCCAAGTGTCACTTCTCTGAGCCCAGGAAAAACACTGATATCACTCCTCTGTCTTCTTCCCCACCTTGGCTAGATAGGGACCTGGCTTGTTCTGTTCTAACACTGCTTCCAATTAGCACCAGTGAGTCTCACAAGACAGGGACACCCTGCATAGAGACAGGGAAATAGGTGTGCAAAAACATCCTCAGACAACATAAACCATTTCACTTCATTGTTTTCCAATGGCCCAAGTCAAGGCACTCTGGGATCTCCAGTTCCAGGGGAAGTGTCTCCTCCCTCCATACATGCTTGAACCCCAGAAAGTGGGGATGAGCTGATGTTCAAGGAGGAGGAcaaagagtaaaaaaaaagacCATATGAGGTATGTCCAAGTCCTTATGGTCACCTAAAAGAGCTGTTTATAGCTTGGGTCATGTTGATTAGTTGTATCTGATGCTGTTTCATCACAACGTGGGActtcctcctctccccatgcACCTTCAAAATCTGCCCTGGAGAGTTCCCCAACGCTCTGGAGCAAATTTTGGAATAGTGGCACTGGATACATCCCCACATGACTAAAAGAATAACAAACTAAACATAGCAACCTCTTTTCTGCTAGTTCTGTATGTAAGGCTTTGGACTGAGGCCCAATATAAAGGTCATTCAGCCCTTGGATCTGAACCCTCAAGTCTGATGACACAGCTGGTTTGTATATCTGACGGCTTCAATCATCTTCAAAATAATGCCTAAGTATGTGTGTAACAATGACAATGAAATGTCAATAAACAGAACAGTGCACTGTATTGTGGGGGGGCTGTCTTGAAAAAAGCAATTGCCTTTTCAAAAGGGGGCGGGCATCAGATTAGTGAGAAAGGGTATAtaaaatgatgataataaattgtAGCAGAAATGTAAAGTCATTCATGGTCACTAAAACATTTTGTCCTCagttccacccttcctccaaccACCCTTGTGCTGTGCAAGAGCTCTGCAGCTGCTTTATCTGAAACAAAGAGCTAGTGTAGCTACGTCCTAGATCAATTACCGACAAAAACCCAGTGCCATTAGTTGTTGGTCCTATTTCCAAAAACTTTGCAGCTTCTATTACATTCCTCTGTATTATAAGATAAAATAATTACTTTATCACTCGTGTCTGGAATCTCTGAAACAGGTTGCAGAAGTTTCATGGTATCATCACCATCAGCTGTGGTATCAATAACACCCTTTTTaatagctacagtttccagacatgGATTTGTAATGCTCTGCAACCTTTCTTCCTTACACTGTGGTGCGTTTATTCCTATTTCAGACTCTGCTTCACTGGGAATACTTGAGCTACGGGGCTTTTTATCCCCTGTGAACGTTCCTGCAAGTGTCTGTTTGCTTTCAGAGTTCCTCTTTTCCAACGGAACAATAACTATGTCCACTTTGCTCATTGTTGCCACTGACATGTCCGCGCTGTTCAACCCATTTGTGTTTGCGCTTTTTGCAGGCTCAGGTGCCAGTTTGTTCGAGGAAGAAACCTGAAAGGTTTTATTATGGATTAAACATTTCTCTTCATTCtgtaattaaaatgaaggggggggggaatagaattAATATACCAATCCCATTAAACATTTTACTCAAATGGAATTTCAAGAGCCCTTTTTTTTTTATCCCATGCAAAATGGCTGGATTCAGAAATGCCTGAAGATGACAGGAGAGCCTGCTCCAGCTGCTGAAAGATGCCTTTGTCCAATTTTCAAGCTGTACCGCCCCCCTTATATTCAGCCCCCTGCACCATAACTCATCCCATCCAGCAGTGTCTCCATTTAACTCTGGATTCAGCGCTCTAAGTCGAGTTAAGAACTAAAATCTAACTCACCCTTTTAGATTTCCTGGAATGTTCATTAGGAAGCTTCTGGGGTGTTACATTTCCATTTTTCAATTCAGCATCTCCTGAGGAGCTCTGGGGTTTGACTTCAGACATTTTCTTATGATTTTTggctgttttccttcaaggcaaaGGTAGGAAATGCAAACATTAAGGAAACTACAGAATTAAAAGATTTGAGGAAGTATTGTCTTGCAACAAATCAAGGTTGCCTCCGGTCCCTATGTATGCTTTTAGAGTACTTTCTGAAAGAACGACACATGCAACAAACGCCTATACTTCTTGCTGTATATCCATATCAATATATGGGTGTAGATAAGCTTTAGGTAGCCCACCTATAAGAATGAAAGAattgccttgctggatcaagaCTGCAACCAGCCTAACACCCCAACAGTGGCCAAATAGATGCCATGCATCAAAGGACATGGCTTGTTTGTTCCTGACATCCAGCTATCAGAAGCAGTCAGAACCAGTCACAAATACATTTGGCTTGTCATTTCTAATATCCCTTGACGCATCTATCATCTATGAATATTTCTGTTCATTTCAGCCACATTGCTACACATTACAGATTACACATTACCCTGTGCTACACATTACAGAAACCCAGTAATCAACAAAAAAACAGCTATTCCAACAACTGCACTGAACTCCTTGCACAACGTAATTTGTCATTTAAACATTTCTTACGCCTTTGTAGCTTCCAAAAACAGAGAGATTTGGTGCTTGATGTAGGGTTGCCTTAGGATGCTTCTCACACTGGGCCTCTCCTCTGGCTTTTTACTAAGCATCGTTCTTATTAGCTCTTTCAAGTGCATGCTGTAATCTTTTGGCATGGGTGGCAGCTGTTAAGAGAAGCAAAACTAACTTTATGGGACTTCTTTGGCTGGCTATAAAGTCATGATGGGAAAACGCCCATGATGAACGTCCATTCATGGCATTACATCAGTCATTCAGATATAACTCAAGCCTTGGATATGCTTTTCTAAAAGGCAGCGTTTCTTCAGAAAATGCACATCACATGCATCAGGCAacctgcaaagcagggctggaacACTCCAGCTGGCTGTAGCAACACCATTCAACTTGTTTCTTAGGGTAGGAAACGTCAAAGTTCACTCTCACATGCACATGGATTACTGCTGCTTCTGTCACTGCCTGTAGGCTGCTCTTTCGTACTTCTCTCTCTACTGGGGCACAAAGTGTACTGTATTCTTGTGCTCATGTGGCACTTATCCTTTGCATTGTGTGGGCCACACCTTTTAGTGTGTCACATTACAAAAAtattggagcagggaggagcacATGCATTTGAAATATGCACTGCCAAGATGCAAGATCTGGGGAGCTGCATGGCAAAAGACCAGAGTAGCCCAAGGCAGCCGTTCAGCCTTCCAAAGCAGATGTGGCTGGCTATTCTCCATTATTCCTCAATGATATTTGATGGCCAGAGTATGTATGAGAGAGAAAACAGCCAGTCTAGGAGAAAACAGTGTTGTTGGTCTCCTACCACAAAACTGCAGGTAAGCAAGCTTCTGGATGGTTGTGCCTAGTGGAGATCAAGTTTTGAACACTTAGGATAGTATGCAGAGCATGAAGGAGAGGTCTAGAGTGTAAATGGGAGTTTTTACAATGGTTCCAGTGAATATTCACCGTGAAAACCAGAGTTGCTACACTCCTCTCTTGGTGCTGCTATGCTACCcaggctaagccatggtttgcatTATGTGCAAACCCATGCTCTTGGCTTGTCACACTTGGTGCTTGTAGTTAGTTTGAGGGAGGCAAACCAGGAACCTGGGTATGCACCTAAtgataagccaaaccatggcttagctcagagTAGCACAGCAGCACCAGGACCAGGAGACAAGTGAAGCAGCTACAATTTTTGTTCTGGATACCTATGCACTTGCTTCTTCTCACTAAGCCACAATTTGACACGACACACATTTTAATGATGATCTTGCACAGACTATTGCTTCTATTACTATTTATCATTAAAATCTAAAAAATTATGTTCTTATGCTTATCGCTTTCATGCTAGCAAGGTAACTTTGGTATACGTGGGTTGCCTCAGGTGACTGGCATCACTTAAGAAAACCATCTGTATTCTAAAAGATTCAATCTTTCCTGCTTATTCACATGATCTGTGTCACTCATGAATAGTTAGGCGAGTCACTGAAAAAGAATTATTACTGAATGTGGCTTAATAACAAGAGCTAGACTCCTTGTACAGTATCCCTGAGAACATTCCTGCTCTAAGCAGACATTCTAATGGTACCACAGGCAGTGAGGGTGAGCAGAATCATTACTGTGCTGGCTGGACTCCTCTCTTACAGTCAAAGGCAGCTAAGGTATTGCAACAGAAGCAATGCTCCTCTTTCTCTGCACTGCAGCCTGATAGAATGACTACCACTAAATTaatgttttaaagcagggatggggaacctgtggccctctagatgctctTGCCAACtatcatcaaccccagccagcatggccaacagtcaagcatgatgggagctgcaggctaacaacatctagagagccacagcttCCACCCGCAGCATGACTTAGAATGAGTTTAATAGACCAGTTAACATAACACTACTGGTGTATTTAAAAAGACATTAATTTTCAGGTTTCCTTAACATCAGCATGCATTCATATCACACACCAAACAACAAGAAAGCACGCACACTCTATCCTTACACTTAAGACTGGGTTTTTAAATCAAATGGTTTTTTTGTTAAACATGCTGAGAACTTACTGCACATGTGGTGCTTGAGGATATCCCAGGGATTCTACACTGAAAAGGAAAGCATTTTCCTTTCTTCAGCAGTACAGTTTATATCCATTATGTCCTTAGATAATAGCCTATTACCTAGTCTACACACAGTTTTTTGCAACATACAAGGCGACAGGGAAATTCTTGCACATATGGATACTTCAGCAAGTATAAATAGTGACCCACAATTAGCATAGCAAAAATGATAAAGGAATGTTACCTTTCCTTCAATAATTCGATATACTAAGGAGTTCATATCTTTAGCATTGAAGGCGTGCTTCAGTGTGGCCATTTCATAGGCACAACAGCCCAAAGCCCAAACATCAGACTGAAAGCAAAAGCAGAGAAAACATGTGTTCCAAAGGTCCTTTAAAACAGAATCAGACAACACATTAGCAGGCCATTTCACAACTTGGAAAGGGAGCCACAAGCACATGTAGGCTTCTGGATTGTGGTCAGTTTGTTTCACTAAGCTATCTTCTAACAGAGAGGTGCAGCTTATGGACAAATGGAATCTTTGTTTTATCAATTAAAATAGATAGTGGAGGAAGGAATTGCTTTTGCTTAGCTGGGAAAAGACACTGGATTCTTCTGAACACATGACGCATACTTCAGCAATTTATAAAATGGCATGTAAAAGTTTTAGACAGCTAAACACTTTGCCTGAACTGTACAGTATTTCTCATATAACTATAAATGGCAATTAGTGTACTACCTTGAATCTTAATTCAAGCTCACGTTCATCAATTTAGATGTAAAGACTTAGAATTCCTGTGGTTTTAATAGCCACTCAATAGAAGAACTAAGTTGGTTTTCAATTACATCTCTTAGCTTGCTGTCAAATCCAAAAGTAGAAGCAAGTATCATTGAATTCATTGGTCTACTTCTGagcaaacttaaaaccatgttgCAGCTTGGAAAAGGAGTTCACGATTACAACACATAATATACTTTACCTTATAATTGTAAGGCTTGTTAGAGAACAGCTCAGGGCTCATGTAGTAAGGTGTGCCAATGAGAGTACTAGCCATGTCATACTGATTTTCCAACACTCTAGCTATTCCCAGATCTCCCACTTTGATGATATTTGAACGTGTCAGGAATACATTCTGAGTTTTGAGATCTCTGTGCAGAATGTGCCTTTCGTGCAAATACTGAAAAATAACATAACAGTATTTACAAATCTCTAACTCACAACCTGGGttacctcacagagttacagtactgcatgcataaaaataaattctCTTGTGCACGCCACTCTTGAGTTCTTCAGGGGGGAAAGCAGGGTACATTAAATCAACCTTCTACAACGGGGTGTCTCCAGATGCTTTAAACTACAACTCTCTCTTCAGCTGACCTCTGCAGGTCTGATGAGGAAGGAGTTATTGCCCCATCCTTTCTCACCCCCATCACTGAGTGTGGCTCTCACCCCCTTCAGTGATATgtctactaaaaaaaaaaagaaaaagtgatgcCACAGCCAAATTTTTTTGCATGGTCTAGAtgactgaccatgctggctgaggttaatgggagttggagtccaacatctggaaaacaATTTAAAGTAGACGCAGCACTGAAATGGGTGGAAAGGTTTCAACACCTTTGCACAACTCAGCTCCCTAATGTAGAGGCAAAATGCTTCCCCACTGGTCATCAGGCCCATCATTTGATGAGTGGGGAGGAAACAATAAGCTCCTTCCTCAGCTAATCTGCATGGATCAACGGAGAAGAGACAATGTGCATGTGCCTGGAGGTGGCTCAACCTAATGATGGCTTGTGGCCCTCAGAGGGTTGACAAAGGCTGAATGTGGACCTCAAGTCAAAAAAAAAGTTAGCTATGCCTGGTCTAACTGGATCAAGACTATCCAAGAATATTTGAAAGACTCCACACTTTTCTGTTCTACACACATACTACTAAAACAGCCAGGATGTTAGAAAAGATAGATTCTAGATTGATTAGAAGCAATAATACATTTACCTACTACGTTGCTATATCTTATTAAAGGATTACAGTCTAAAAGAGCTTCAAGTCATGCCAAAATTCTAGGAAAGGTTTATTTAAATTTAAGAGAGAAAGTAAGAATCAACTGTTTCATTGCAAAGTTACAttacctctgagggtcttctgctggttccctcactgtgagaagcaaagttacagggaaccaggcagagggccttctcggtagtggtgcctttcctgtggaacgccctcccttcagatgtcaaggagataaagattgcacaactttaagaagacatctgaaggcagccctgtatcaggaggtttttaacgtttgatgtgtttattatgtttttagatatgctgtaaaccgcccagcatggctggggaaacccagccagatgggcagggtataaataataaaattattattattattattattacctgcaaAGCCATAGCAATCTGAACAAACCATTCCACCACCTGACTTTCAGGCAAAAGCTTTCCTTTCTGTTCTTTCAGCTTATGATATAGGTCCCCTCCTTCACAGAAGCCCATGACAATGTATAGGAGGCCATCTTCCCCTTCCCAGGACTCCCTATAGGTGACTATAttaggatgctttagctgagacagCAGCTGGGCCTCTTGTTCTGCTGATTTTCTCTCACGACTCGAGGCATGTTTAAGGTTCAGCCTTTTGATAACATACTgaagaaatgaaaaggaaaaaaaagttttgaagttAAAAACAATCACAAGTATATTTAGTAGGTTTAAAAATCCAGCATGTAAGCCTACTCTGTAGAAGTCCAACTAATTTTAATTGAACTTTTATCCTCATACTGGCCTCAATCCAGAGAATCCAATTACTTGTACTGTTATAATCAACAGAGTTTAAGCTAACTGCAACTAAGTTGTCCAACTAATGTCAACAAAACATGAAGCACAGCTAACTTTTTCTTGATTGAGGCCAAAGTGTTTTGAATCAGAATGTTTATAAATATGTTTGTACCCTTTGATTCCAAAGCTGAAGGCATTGGCCCCAATCCAGTTGTACTGGCTCTAACATAGGCTGAAATCTCATACCCTTGTAAtgaagccccactgaatacaaTCAGACTTGCCTCTGAATACACGTGCATAGGATCACACTGTTAGAATCCATGCAATTGTTTCATAGGCTGGGCATTTCAGGGAAAAAATATCTTTTTGTAACTGACTTAGAATATGTTATAAATGAATGCtgcattcaataaataaataaataaataaataaataaataaataaataatatttataccctgccctccccagccaaggccaggctcagggcggctataataaaaacaagttgaatgaatacaacttaaaaacattaaaatgcagcctcatcacaggaggagaaaggaaaaaagaaaaaagaaaaaagaaagagggggagggaatcaaactgactccaagccaaaggccaggtggaacaactctgtcttacaggccctgcgaaaagaaatcagatcctgcagagccctggtctcatgagacagagcattccaccaggccggagccagagttgaaaaagccctggctctggctgaggttaatctaacttccttagggcccgggaccacta comes from Podarcis raffonei isolate rPodRaf1 chromosome 2, rPodRaf1.pri, whole genome shotgun sequence and encodes:
- the NEK4 gene encoding serine/threonine-protein kinase Nek4 isoform X2, translating into MPVGEYAFVRAVGKGSYGEVSLVRHRQDNKQYVIKRLNLKHASSRERKSAEQEAQLLSQLKHPNIVTYRESWEGEDGLLYIVMGFCEGGDLYHKLKEQKGKLLPESQVVEWFVQIAMALQYLHERHILHRDLKTQNVFLTRSNIIKVGDLGIARVLENQYDMASTLIGTPYYMSPELFSNKPYNYKSDVWALGCCAYEMATLKHAFNAKDMNSLVYRIIEGKLPPMPKDYSMHLKELIRTMLSKKPEERPSVRSILRQPYIKHQISLFLEATKAKTAKNHKKMSEVKPQSSSGDAELKNGNVTPQKLPNEHSRKSKRNEEKCLIHNKTFQVSSSNKLAPEPAKSANTNGLNSADMSVATMSKVDIVIVPLEKRNSESKQTLAGTFTGDKKPRSSSIPSEAESEIGINAPQCKEERLQSITNPCLETVAIKKGVIDTTADGDDTMKLLQPVSEIPDTSDKSLDSTDKLLAPFVPVEILAEASFRSLGGANSAVQNESAPHFQPQGSVHEPSLSRQQRQKKREQFEDTGPRPLPAAPDMNAKTRGDNTDKQDAAVTRAINRSGSTEVAVSKDRPLSARERRRLKQSQEDMLPFGPAARRASHSAATETKVPEDDHVQIAHFSSDLAICETKSLIGCSTEDELSSSTSSTERSDGDSKEGKTNEMHDLVQLMTQTLKMDNKENCSQSAILAPESQFRLNRKYKDTLKLHGKASEEPDEFRLQEFPSDVLSGHEKVRRLVEILRADVVQGLGVKLLEKVYDVMDEEDEQKRELHLRKLMGEKYTSYSIKARHLKFLEENVKL
- the NEK4 gene encoding serine/threonine-protein kinase Nek4 isoform X1; protein product: MPVGEYAFVRAVGKGSYGEVSLVRHRQDNKQYVIKRLNLKHASSRERKSAEQEAQLLSQLKHPNIVTYRESWEGEDGLLYIVMGFCEGGDLYHKLKEQKGKLLPESQVVEWFVQIAMALQYLHERHILHRDLKTQNVFLTRSNIIKVGDLGIARVLENQYDMASTLIGTPYYMSPELFSNKPYNYKSDVWALGCCAYEMATLKHAFNAKDMNSLVYRIIEGKCRIPGISSSTTCALPPMPKDYSMHLKELIRTMLSKKPEERPSVRSILRQPYIKHQISLFLEATKAKTAKNHKKMSEVKPQSSSGDAELKNGNVTPQKLPNEHSRKSKRNEEKCLIHNKTFQVSSSNKLAPEPAKSANTNGLNSADMSVATMSKVDIVIVPLEKRNSESKQTLAGTFTGDKKPRSSSIPSEAESEIGINAPQCKEERLQSITNPCLETVAIKKGVIDTTADGDDTMKLLQPVSEIPDTSDKSLDSTDKLLAPFVPVEILAEASFRSLGGANSAVQNESAPHFQPQGSVHEPSLSRQQRQKKREQFEDTGPRPLPAAPDMNAKTRGDNTDKQDAAVTRAINRSGSTEVAVSKDRPLSARERRRLKQSQEDMLPFGPAARRASHSAATETKVPEDDHVQIAHFSSDLAICETKSLIGCSTEDELSSSTSSTERSDGDSKEGKTNEMHDLVQLMTQTLKMDNKENCSQSAILAPESQFRLNRKYKDTLKLHGKASEEPDEFRLQEFPSDVLSGHEKVRRLVEILRADVVQGLGVKLLEKVYDVMDEEDEQKRELHLRKLMGEKYTSYSIKARHLKFLEENVKL